GCTGCTCGCCCAGGTAAGGTACATCTGCAATCACTTCCTGTACCAGTGCCAGCAGCCGCTGTGGCTGCTCACGCAGGGTATCACTCAGCACCTGCTCGGCCATGCGGACTGCCAGGTGCACCAGATCAGCTGCCAGTTGCTGCTCGGTCTGGCTCACCAGTTGCGACAGGTGCCCCGTCAACTCGGTGAGTACCGCCAGCCGGTGGGTCAGCTCATCCTGCCCCGCCTGCAAGCCCGCTGCATAGCCCTCGTCATGGGCTTGCTGCTGCAGGGCAGCCAGCTCTTCGGCGGTCGGCATCATCAATACTTCGGGTTCGACCTCAGGCAGCAGTGCTTCCGCCTGCTGATGGTTCTCGCTTGCCGGGTCGGCTACGGACTCAGGCGGTGCAAGGGGTACACCAAAATTGGTGGTGGGCTCCCAGCGCTGATACTGGGTCAGAGCCTCTGCCGGGATTACCCTATTCGACAAGGCCTTCGTCCCCACCCTTGCCGCCGAGGACAATCTGACCTTCGTCAGCCAGCTTGCGCACAATCTTCAGGATTTCCTTCTGCTCGGCTTCCACTTCCGACAAGCGGACCGGGCCCTTGGCCTCAAAGTCATCCCGCAGCATTTCGGCGGCACGTTGCGACATGTTCTTGAAGATTTTGTCCCGCAGTGCCTGGCTGGTCCCTTTCAGCGCCAGCACCAGCGAATCGGACTGCACTTCACGTAGCAGCAGCTGAATGCCACGGTCGTCGATGTCGATCACGTTCTCGAACACAAACATCTTGTCCTGAATCTTCTGTGCCAGCTCGGGGTCGTATTCGCGGATGGCCTGAATGGCCGACGTTTCCACCACCGCGCCCATGAAGTTGAGGATTTCGGCGGCCATCTTCACGCCGCCCAGTGCGCTCTTCTTGATCTTGTCCGAGCCGGACAGCAGCTGGGTGAGCACCTCGTTCAGATCACGCAGCGCCGAGGGCTGGATACCATCAAGCGTGGCAATCCGCAGAATCACATCATTGCGCAGGCGCTCGACGAAGCAGCCTAAAATCTCACTGGCCTGGTCTTCTTCCAGGTGCACCAGAATGGTGGCAATGATCTGCGGGTGCTCGTTCTTGATCAGCTCCGCCACCGAGCTGGAATCCATCCACTTCAGGCTTTCAATGCCGGTGTTGTCACCGCCCTGCAAGATACGGTCGAGCAGGTTGGCGGCCTTGTCGGTCCCCAGCGCCATGGTCAGCACCGAGCGGATATACTCATCGGCAGCACCGAGGTTAGCCCGGTTCATCGAGGCGGCGCGGAAATCACGCAGGACATCGTCCACTTCTTCGCGCGTCACCCCCTCCATCGCCGCCATGGCAAAACCGAGCTTCTGCACATCTTTAGGGCCCAGGTATTTGAACACCTCGGCGGCCTCGGTTTCCCCCAGCGACATCAGCAGGATGGCACCGCGTCGAACCCCAGCGTCGCTCATGCGTCATCCTCCTTCACGATCCACTCACGGATGATGGTCGCCACCATGCGCGGGTCTTCCTTGGCCAGATTCTTGGCTGTGCTCAGATTGTCAGCATAGCTGGCGACACGAGCAGCCTCTTCGGCATCTTCACGCTGTCTAGCCTGCTGCTGCTCTTCCGGTGACAGGCTCACCGTATCCATCACCTCACCATCCGGCCCAAGGCTTGGCACGCCCGCCGCGCCCCCCTGCCCGGCACCGGCGCCTGCACCGGCCAGTTGCGGCTCCATACGGTAGCTGCTGCCGGTGAGGTCACGCATCAAGGGGCGCAGCACGCCAAAGAACAGGTAGGCCGCAATGCCGCCAATGACCGCGTACTTCAGCCAGTCCATCCAGCTGAGCGTAGCCTGCGCCATCACCTTGTCCACCAGCGAAGTCGGTGCCGCGGCAGCCAGCTGGCTATCCGCAAACTGCGCATTCACCACGTTCAGGCTGTCGCCACGCTGCTGATTGAAGCCCATTGCTTCGCGCGCCAGATTCTCCACCTGCCCCAACTCCTGTCGGGTCAGCGGGACAAAGCTGTCCTTACCGGATACGGTTTTCTTCTTGTAGTTCACCACCACCGCCACGGACAAGCGCTTGACACTGCCCGTCGGCAGCAAGGTGTGGCTGACGGTCTTGTCCACTTCGTAATTGGTGGTGTTTTCACGATGGCGCGTGGTGCCACTGCCGGTCGTCGCATTGGCGGTGGTACTGCCGGGCGGATTGGTCGCGGTCAACGGTGCGGTGGCCGCACCCGGCGGCTGATTGGACAAGGCGCCCGGCACACCGCCCGCCCCGGTGCTGCCATCACCAATGGTTTCCACCGTCTGCTGACTGCGTACCGTCGCTTCGGATGCCGCGCCATTGGGCTTGAAGGTCTCCGAGGTCTGCTCGGTCTGGGCAAAGTCCAGCTGTGCCGTCACCTGGGCCTTGATGTTGTCCTTGCCCCAGACCGGCGACAGGATCTCTTCGATCCGTCGTGCAAAGCTGCTTTCCACCTGATGGACGTAATCCAGCTGCTTGGCATCCAGCCCGCCGGGACGG
This genomic stretch from Leeia aquatica harbors:
- a CDS encoding flagellar assembly protein FliH, producing MSNRVIPAEALTQYQRWEPTTNFGVPLAPPESVADPASENHQQAEALLPEVEPEVLMMPTAEELAALQQQAHDEGYAAGLQAGQDELTHRLAVLTELTGHLSQLVSQTEQQLAADLVHLAVRMAEQVLSDTLREQPQRLLALVQEVIADVPYLGEQPRLYLHPEDLDLLRHSLQVELAPDGWLLQPDPALTRGGCRLETAGGSVDATLETRWQRVLAALGQGHAQPD
- the fliF gene encoding flagellar basal-body MS-ring/collar protein FliF translates to MAQAATQPFSALTTRFSELPNSRKVAIMVAVAALVAMVVAVLLWAQKPAQKTLFANLSDKDSGAVVASLQQMNIPYTVEPGNVIMVPENVVYDTRIKLATQGLPKSGAAGFELMDNQRLGISQFAEQVSYQRAVEGELSRSIESIDAIESARVHLAFPKSTVFVREQQKPTASILLNLRGGRTLDEAQIAGIMHLVANSVPDLPMKNVSIVDQRGNLLSDNTAGARPGGLDAKQLDYVHQVESSFARRIEEILSPVWGKDNIKAQVTAQLDFAQTEQTSETFKPNGAASEATVRSQQTVETIGDGSTGAGGVPGALSNQPPGAATAPLTATNPPGSTTANATTGSGTTRHRENTTNYEVDKTVSHTLLPTGSVKRLSVAVVVNYKKKTVSGKDSFVPLTRQELGQVENLAREAMGFNQQRGDSLNVVNAQFADSQLAAAAPTSLVDKVMAQATLSWMDWLKYAVIGGIAAYLFFGVLRPLMRDLTGSSYRMEPQLAGAGAGAGQGGAAGVPSLGPDGEVMDTVSLSPEEQQQARQREDAEEAARVASYADNLSTAKNLAKEDPRMVATIIREWIVKEDDA
- the fliG gene encoding flagellar motor switch protein FliG, which translates into the protein MSDAGVRRGAILLMSLGETEAAEVFKYLGPKDVQKLGFAMAAMEGVTREEVDDVLRDFRAASMNRANLGAADEYIRSVLTMALGTDKAANLLDRILQGGDNTGIESLKWMDSSSVAELIKNEHPQIIATILVHLEEDQASEILGCFVERLRNDVILRIATLDGIQPSALRDLNEVLTQLLSGSDKIKKSALGGVKMAAEILNFMGAVVETSAIQAIREYDPELAQKIQDKMFVFENVIDIDDRGIQLLLREVQSDSLVLALKGTSQALRDKIFKNMSQRAAEMLRDDFEAKGPVRLSEVEAEQKEILKIVRKLADEGQIVLGGKGGDEGLVE